In one window of Lampris incognitus isolate fLamInc1 chromosome 3, fLamInc1.hap2, whole genome shotgun sequence DNA:
- the c3h1orf53 gene encoding uncharacterized protein C1orf53 homolog has translation MFYYHSCSCKRYVSGLIFCHYKRLVVTMSRHRLSGENSKQPISEINVDESESDFREVVTSSLCDETNLAGEFTEEQMAIHKAHKEACEAKEQMYVDPSSGYKVFTEYAHLQRKKCCGSACRHCPYGQVNVKDPAMKKPFNSLFYV, from the exons ATGTTCTACTACCATAGTTGTTCGTGTAAAAGATATGTCAGCGGGTTGATATTTTGTCATTACAAACGACTCGTCGTTACCATGTCGAGGCATAGGCTCTCCGGTGAAAACTCGAAGCAACCGATAAGTGAAATCAATGTAGACGAGAGCGAGTCAGACTTTCGCGAGGTGGTGACGAGCAGCCTTTGCGATGAGACCAACCTCGCTGGGGAGTTCACTGAGGAGCAAATGGCCATTCATAAAGCCCATAAAGAGGCATGTGAG GCAAAGGAGCAGATGTACGTGGACCCGTCCAGTGGGTACAAGGTGTTCACGGAGTATGCCCACCTTCAGAGGAAGAAATGTTGCGGCAGCGCATGCAGACAT TGTCCATATGGCCAAGTCAACGTGAAAGACCCAGCAATGAAGAAACCGTTTAATTCGCTATTCTATGTTTAG